CTCGTTGTACTGGGGGCGGAGAGGCTCAACTCCGGCTGCTCctatgattttctaggcaccGCAGCGCTCGGCATTGGAAACCCCGCCGCCGCCCACGGGCCCCTTCCCCCACCGGGCCCGGCCCCCTCTCACCAGCACCGCCTCCGGGTTGTGCCAGAAGTGCCACAGGATCCAGAACCACATGAAGCCGCTGAGGAGCTCGCCGTGGATCACCTGCCGGCGGGTCAGCCCCGGGAACTGCCGGTAGTGGGGCTCGATGtgcaccccgccccccgcgcTGCAAGGGAGGCAAACACAGGGGCCCGTCAGCGCCCGCCAGGcgcccccggcccggcccagcccggcccccggCCCCTACTCACTGCCGCAGCCCGGCCGCTCCCCTCACGTCTCTGGCGCGGAGGATCCGGACCAGGCCGCCCCCAGAGCGGCCCAGAGACCCGAGCATGACGCCACCGGCTGAGCCGCCCGCCCGTTCCCCAATGTCACCTTCCGGTATTGGGGGGGGCGGGAACGTGGCCTCCCAACAAGAGCCGCACTGATTGGCCTGAGCCCCAGAGGGCACATACCAACTGTAACCAcggaaggagggaagagagagagagagacagggacaaCCCTACCGCCTCGGCCCTGCAACGGGGACGCTTACCCGAAGTGACGCCCTCCCGGTCCCAGTAATGCGGAGAAGCGCCATCCTTAtggtaagtaaaaagaaaaggagtacttgtggcaccttagagactaaccaatttatttgagcatgagctttcgtgagctacagctcacttcatcagatgtttaccgtggaaactgcagcagactttatatacacacagaaatcatgaaacaatacctcctcccaccccactgtcctgctggtaatagcttatctaaagtgatcaacaggtgggccatttccagcacaaatccaggttttctcaccctccaccccccccacacaaattcactctcctgctggtgctagcccatccaaagtgacaactctttacataatcaagtcgggctatttcctgcatagatcaaggttttctcacatcccccccacccccatacacacacaaactcactcttctgctggtaatagctcatctaaactgaccattctccaggtttaaatccaagttaaaccagaacatcggggggggggggtaggaaaaaacaagaggaaacaggctaccttgcataatgacttagccactcccagtctctatttaagcctaaattaatagtatccaatttgcaaatgaattccaattcagcagtttctcgctggagtctggatttgaagtttttttgttttaagatagcgaccttcatgtcagtgattgcgtgaccagagagattgaagtgttctccgactggtttatgaatgttataattcttgacatctgatttgtgtccatttattcttttacgtagagactgtccagtttgaccaatgtacatggcagaggggcattgctggcacatgatggcatatatcacattggtggatgtgcaggtgaacgagcctctgatagtgtggctgatgttattaggccctgtgatggtgtcccctgaatagatatgtgggcacaattggcaacgggctttgttgcaaggataagttcctgggttagtggttctgttgtgtggtatgtggttgttggtgagtatttgcttcaggttgcggggctgtctgtaggcaaggactggcctgtctcccaagacttgtgagagtgttgggtcatcctttaggatgggttgtagatccttaataatgcgttggaggggttttagttgggggctgaaggtgacggctagtggcgttctgttattttctttgttaggcctgtcctgtagtaggtaacttctgggaactcttctggctctatcaatctgtttctttacttctgcaggtgggtattgtagttgtaagaaagcttgacagagatcttgtaggtgtttgtctctgtctgaggggttggagcaaatgcggttgtatcgcagagcttggctgtagacgatggatcgtgtggtgtggtcagggtgaaagctggaggcatgcaggtaggaatagcggtcagtaggtttccggtatagggtggtgtttatgtggccattgtttattagcactgtagtgtccaggaagtggatctcttgtgtggactggaccaggctgaggttggtggtgggatggaaattgttgaaatcatggtggaattcctcaagggcttcttttccatgggtccagatgatgaagatgtcatcaatatagcgcaagtagagtaggggctttaggggacgagagctgaggaagcgttgttctaaatcagccataaaaatgttggcatactgtggggccatgcgggtacccatagcagtgccgctgatctgaaggtatacattgtccccaaatgtgaaatagttatgggtaaggacaaagtcacaaagttcagccaccaggttagccgtgacattatcggggatagtgttcttgacggcttgtagtccatctttgtgtggaatgttggtgtagagggcttctacatccatagtagccaggatggtgttatcaggaagatcaccgatggattgaagtttcctcaggaagtcagtggtgtctcgaaggtagctgggagtgctggtagcgtagggcctgaggagggagtctacatagccagacaatcctgctgtcagggtgccaatgcctgagatgatggggcgcccaggatttccaggtttatggatcttgggtagtagatagaatatcccaggtcggggttccaggggtgtgtctgtgcggatttgatcttgtgctttttcaggaagtttcttgagcaaatgctgtagttgcttttggtaactctcagtgggatcatagggtaatggcttgtagaaactcgtgttggagagctgccgagcagcctcttgttcatattccgacctattcatgatgacaacagcacctcctttgtcagcctttttgattatgatgtcagagttgtttctgaggctgtggatggcattgcgttccgcatggctgaggttatggggcaagtgatgctgcttttccacaatttcagcccgtgcacgtcggcggaagcactctatgtagaagtccagtctgctgtttcgaccttcaggaggagtccatctagaatccctctttctgtagtgttggcagggagacctctgtggattagtatgttgttcagaggtattttggaaatattccttgagacggagacgtcgaaaataggattctaggtcaccacagaactgtatcatgttcgtgggggtggaggggcagaaggagaggccccgagatagaacagctgcttctgctgggctgagagtatagttggataggttaacaatattgctaggtggggtgagggaaccattgctgtggccccttgtagcatgtagtagtttagaaagtttagtgtcttttttcttttgtagagaagcaaagtgtgcgttgtaaatggcttgtctagttttagtaaaatccagccacgaggaagtttgtgtggaaggttggttctttatgagagtatccatttttgagagctcattcttaatctttccctgtttgctgtagaggatcttgatcaggtgattccgcagtttctttgagagcgtgaggcacaagctgtcagcatagtctgtgtggtatgtagattgtaatggatttttgaccttcagtccttttggtacgatgtccatctgtttgcatttggaaaggaagatgatgtctgtctgtatctgtacaagtttcttcatgcagttgatagatttccactccatacggctaaatgcagtgccttgcataatgacaggtttcagaggaacagccgtgttagtctgtattcgcaaaaagaaaaggagtacttgtggcaccttagagactaaccaatttatttgagcatgagctttcgtgagctacagctcacttcatcagatgtttaccgtggaaactgtagcagactttatatacacacagaaatcatgaaacaatacctcctcccaccccactgtcctgctggtaatagcttatctaaagtgatcaacaggtgggccatttccagcacaaatccaggttttctcaccctccaccccccccacacaaattcactctcctgctggtgctagcccatccaaagtgacaactctttacataatcaagtcgggctatttcctgcatagatcaaggttttctcacatcccccccacccccatacacacacaaactcactcttctgctggtaatagctcatctaaactgaccattctccaggtttaaatccaagttaaaccagaacatcggggggggggggtaggaaaaaacaagaggaaacaggctaccttgcataatgacttagccactcccagtctctatttaagcctaaattaatagtatccaatttgcaaatgaattccaattcagcagtttctcgctggagtctggatttgaagtttttttgttttaagatagcgaccttcatgtcagtgattgcgtgaccagagagattgaagtgttctccgactggtttatgaatgttataattcttgacatctgatttgtgtccatttattcttttacgtagagactgtccagtttgaccaatgtacatggcagaggggcattgctggcacatgatggcatatatcacattggtggatgtgcaggtgaacgagcctctgatagtgtggctgatgttattaggccctgtgatggtgtcccctgaatagatatgtgggcacaattggcaacgggctttgttgcaaggataagttcctgggttagtggttctgttgtgtggtatgtggttgttggtgagtatttgcttcaggttgcggggctgtctgtaggcaaggactggcctgtctcccaagacttgtgagagtgttgggtcatcctttaggatgggttgtagatccttaataatgcgttggaggggttttagttgggggctgaaggtgacggctagtggcgttctgttattttctttgttaggcctgtcctgtagtaggtaacttctgggaactcttctggctctatcaatctgtttctttacttctgcaggtgggtattgtagttgtaagaaagcttgacagagatcttgtaggtgtttgtctctgtctgaggggttggagcaaatgcggttgtatcgcagagcttggctgtagacgatggatcgtgtggtgtggtcagggtgaaagctggaggcatgcaggtaggaatagcggtcagtaggtttccggtatagggtggtgtttatgtggccattgtttattagcactgtagtgtccaggaagtggatctcttgtgtggactggaccaggctgaggttggtggtgggatggaaattgttgaaatcatggtggaattcctcaagggcttcttttccatgggtccagatgatgaagatgtcatcaatatagcgcaagtagagtaggggctttaggggacgagagctgaggaagcgttgttctaaatcagccataaaaatgttggcatactgtggggccatgcgggtacccatagcagtgccgctgatctgaaggtatacattgtccccaaatgtgaaatagttgtttcctcttgttttttcctaccccccccccccgatgttctggtttaacttggatttaaacctggagaatggtcagtttagatgagctattaccagcagaagagtgagtttgtgtgtgtatgggggtgggggggatgtgagaaaaccttgatctatgcaggaaatagcccgacttgattatgtaaagagttgtcactttggatgggctagcaccagcaggagagtgaatttgtgtggggggggtggagggtgagaaaacctggatttgtgctggaaatggcccacctgttgatcactttagataagctattaccagcaggacagtggggtgggaggaggtattgtttcatgatttctgtgtgtatataaagtctgctacagtttccacggtaaacatctgatgaagtgagctgtagctcacgaaagctcatgctcaaataaattggttagtctctaaggtgccacaagtactccttttctttttgcgaatacagactaacacggctgttcctctgaaacctgtccttatggTAAGTAAATAATTGTTATCCCCCCCCTTTTCCAGGAGTGGTACCGGTCCAGACGCTACCAAATCCTGGGAGGGGGATCCGATGAGCAGAACCCCTTCATTAAGGCGGATAAAGAGGAGCGAGAGAAACATGGCAACTCCCCACAGCTATCCACGGCGCGTTCTCCcgtagaggtgtgtgtgtgttttttacctTAGTCTGTATTAACGGACGTGCAGAAAAAGGCTCCCACCCAGCTCCGGAGATGGTTCCGTCCAAGGCGCCTGGTTACTAGGCAACGGCATCCTAAACTGCAGATTCCGACAAGCGAGTGGGAGCCGGGTAAGTGggagcccggggcggggggaggagcatccccagacacccctgcccTTGGGGGGCCACATCACACCACACACTGCcctgcccgggggtgggggggggggggcggcggcacACACCACACATTTGTGCCCTGCCCTGGGGGCCCAGAGGGAAACGCATACACACCCACACCGACCCCTGCCCTGAGGGGTAGAAgagacccacacacacacctgcccctgccctgggggcggagggaagagatccaccccccacacacactgtgccCTGCCCTCCGTTCTCTGCATCTCACCAATACAAATACATCGGGTTCCATGCTGGTCAGGGAGCCCAAAGCAGGGCTGGGCAGTGATGGCCGCCACCTTCCAGACAGAAAAGGCTCGGAGCGGGATAGGGAATTTTAGGGGTGAAAGTACCAAGCATAGGCATGGAGGAGAAGGTTGGATTGCCAgccccaagtattcaaaaatcattACTCAggcccccccaaaatcatgagattgacttaaaaatcaagagatttacagaaaaataatacattttgggtcatttttattttccttctggtttttgaacctcTAGGTCACACTCAGGTGACATTTTGAAGCCTGAGGGCtagagttttattttttaaatgaaagctgagagccTCCtgtaatcacatgattccaggaactggaactttaagaaaaacaccaggtAGTGTGAAACTCATggtaaaatcatgagttggcaacaACTCTGCAATTAACAAAGTATTAAAATGCTGGAAACCAGCATATCTTTTCCTAAACTAAGTTCCCTGCTGGTTCTACTAGCCCATGCAGCTAAACTAGTGATAGCACCAATGGGAATTGTTTTTAAGAGGCTTTATCTGCATGAGAGAGTGATGAGTTAACTGTAATGTCCCTGAGTTAATGGGAAATGAtattgcatgcacacacaaattgaTGCTACAGTTGATGTCTGCTGGCTAACAGTGTGTGAAAATTACTCCCTACAAGTTCTAAGGGTGGTGCTGTAGTTGATGCAAGCTCATTCATCTGAGTGCCTACACGATGCATCCTGCTACT
The nucleotide sequence above comes from Caretta caretta isolate rCarCar2 chromosome 1, rCarCar1.hap1, whole genome shotgun sequence. Encoded proteins:
- the NDUFB2 gene encoding NADH dehydrogenase [ubiquinone] 1 beta subcomplex subunit 2, mitochondrial; this encodes MLGSLGRSGGGLVRILRARDVRGAAGLRHAGGGVHIEPHYRQFPGLTRRQVIHGELLSGFMWFWILWHFWHNPEAVLGHFPYPDASKWTDEELGIPPDDE